CCAGTAATTCATAAGCTTTTGTTAACCATTGTCTTGTGAATTCCAGATAAACTTCGTAATCTAAACTATCGTTATGTTTTCCATACTCTATTGATAAATTATACGGAGGAGATGTTATCAATAGGTTTACCTTCCCTACGTACTCTGAAAAGTCTACTTTTATAAAATCATTATGGAATAATTTTAAGTTTTTTTTATCAAAAACAACTCTGGGTTTTTCAATAAAAAACTGAATTTGATTGTTGTCTTGTAAAATTTTAACTTCTTTATTAATAAGTTCGTTAATTACAAAGTTAAGGCTTTTTCCTTCCTGTAAGGAAATATCTTTTAAATTTTCATAGATATCCCATTTCAATCTAATTTTTAGTTCTTTAGTTTGACTGTCTTTAAGATACCTCATTTTTATACCCCACTTTTTAGGTGCTACTTTGTAATACTGTTATATTTTAGCATATACATATGGAAGAAAAAGAAATTATAAAGCAAAGACAAAGTAAAGCGAGTAAGGAAGGAGGGGCAAAAGAGAAAGAGGTAAAGTCTTTGCTCCTTGAAGATACTTTTATAAGTAAAAATTTTCATATAGGAAAACCTTCTGCTGTTCTAAAAGATATGTCTTCATTATATATCGCATATGACGATAATAAGGCTATGATTGATGCGGATTTATGTGTCGTTAGAAAAAAAGATAATAAACTTATCTGTGTTATCTCTGTTAAAAAATCATTCCGGGAAAGAGGAGCTCAGACTGCTTATTGGGCAGTAAAAGTTAAAGAAAATAAGAAAAATTTTAAATATATACTTGCAACCCCTGATGTAGATAAAGAGCTTTATAATCCTGAAAGTCCTGAAAATAAGCGTAAGTGGAGAGTTATCTTGTCTTATGAATGTGATGCAGTTTTCGTTTATAGTTATGAAGGAAAAGTATATGAAGAAAATAATTTTTATGTTGGAATAGAATATTTCAAAGAATTTATAAGGAATTTAGCTTAAATTTTTCACTCGCCAAACGTTTTTGTGTGGTATATGTAAACTTCTATAGGATATGTCAACCAGCAGTCAGAGGGTAGTCCAGCTTTCATACACAGATGTGATAAAAACTGTGTTTTGTCAGGTAACTGTTCCCAGACCTCTGGTAAAAATGTTGCCTGATGGCTGCCGTATTTTAATATGACGCCATCTTTAAAAGGCTGGAGTTTCTGGAGAAGATCATAAGGGTCAGAAAATTCAAGTGGTTGTGGATAGGATAAAATTGAAACTTTTACTTTTATGTTTGATAACTCTTCAGGTCTAACAGGCAAAAATCTTGGATCAGAGGTTGCGGCTGCTATAGCGTTGTGTATAACATCTTTATAAAGGGGTCTGTGGGGGAGTATAGATCCGATACAGCCTCTCAGCTGGTTGGTGGGTGAAACTTCCAGTGTTACAAATGACGCTCCCTTTTTCTTCCATACTTCGTATGGTACTTCTTTCAGGTCAATCTCAAGACCTGTTTTCAGGTATTCTTCAATAGCTTTTCTGGCAAGCTCAACAAGTGCTTTCCCTTCTTCTTCTGATATCTCATCAAGAGAAAGAATAATATCCTCCATTTATCTTTCCCTGTAGAAAATGTAGCTTCCGTATCCCACAACTGCCGATCTGTCTCCTGATGTGTCACCTGATGTTCTGTAATCAAGGACTTTACCTTTCCAGCCTTTTAGTTTCGCATAATCAATGATAGCAGCAAGACCTGTTTTTCCGCATGCCTCACATCTTTCAAGGTAAGATAGATCAAGGTTCTCAACAGCCAGATTGCAATTGGCATCTATCTCCCTTGCTACAGCATCAGGGTAGTAATGGCTCAGATCTGTGCTTATTACCACAACAACGCCATCTCTATCATCTTTTATACCGTCTATAACCCTTTCCACAACATCGTAAGAAACTTGTCCGTAAACAACAGGAACTATTGAAAAATCCTCCAGTACCACCTGAAGGAATGGGATCTGAACCTCAAGGGAATGTTCCTTAAGATGAGGAATTGTGTTTAAAGTAACAGGAAGATCTTTATTTTCTAAAATAAATCTTTCTATCTCCCTTTTATTCACCTTAACTTCACCTAAAGGTGTGAGCCAGTAATCGTAATACCCAAAAGATATTCCCTCAAATGGAACATAATGGGAAGGTCCTATAAGAAGAACTGTATAATGTTTTTTCTCAAGGTTAAAAAACTGTTTGTAGCTGTAAGCAGCAACAGGACCTGAGTATATGTATCCTGCATGGGGGGAGGCAACAGCTTCAGGTCTGTAAGGGTGCAAAACAGCCTGATCAAGAAACCTGTTTAACATATCCCTTAAAACTACTGGATCAGCAGGATAGAACATATCGCTGACAGCTGGTTCTCTAACCTGTACAGCCATTTTCACCCCTCCGTACCCAATAATATTGTTTATTTTTATTCTTTTTCAAGCTGTTTTGTTTTCCGGTATATAAAAACAAGTATTTTTGCAACAGCTCTGTAAAGCTCAGGGGGTATCTCCTGATTGATCTCTATCTGTGATAATGTCTCAACAAGAACAGGGTCTTCTTTTATAGGTATATTGTTTTCTTTAGCTATCTGGATTATCCTCTCACCGATCTTTCCTTTTCCCTTTGCCACAACCTTAGGAGCTTTATCTTCGCCCCTTTTATATCTGAGGGCAACAGCCTTTTTTTCATTCATACCTCAAGCCTCAAAAAATCCTCATCTATAAATTTCCGTTCCTCTGGAATATCTTTCAAGAACTTTATTGAAACAGTATTAAAATCTTCAATAAGTTCTTTTCTCAGTTCTTCCGTTTCATTGTTTATCAAATTTTTTAGCTTTTCATTTTCCACATAAAAGTTCAGATAAAGATCCTTTCCAAAAAGGAAAATCCCTGTAAAAACTTTTCCCAGACTTTTAAAATCAAGATCTATTCTGCAGAAGTAAACATTTTTCCCCTTATTTCCTTTTTTCATAAAGATGTCTCCCCTTTTTAGATCTTCCCAGAAAACAGGTATATAAGAAAATATCCCCCCTGTCAGCCTGGAAAGTATCTGGTAGCTCTCAATCTCCTTGAGCAATCTTTTTTCTTCAGAGGAGATATCCTTCTTTGAAAGAAGTATTTCTTTCAGGTCGTTATCTAAATCTGTAAACTTTCTTTTTTTTATTTTGTTTTCAAAAAATATCCCGCTGTTTATTAATGCCTCTTTCAGTTTTTCAGGGGTAAGATCCTTTATGTGGGGAAATATGTTTTTAAAGATAGAGGGGAGCGTTATGCTTTCATTTTTTAAGATGCCG
The sequence above is drawn from the Persephonella sp. genome and encodes:
- the amrA gene encoding AmmeMemoRadiSam system protein A; the protein is MEDIILSLDEISEEEGKALVELARKAIEEYLKTGLEIDLKEVPYEVWKKKGASFVTLEVSPTNQLRGCIGSILPHRPLYKDVIHNAIAAATSDPRFLPVRPEELSNIKVKVSILSYPQPLEFSDPYDLLQKLQPFKDGVILKYGSHQATFLPEVWEQLPDKTQFLSHLCMKAGLPSDCWLTYPIEVYIYHTKTFGE
- a CDS encoding BsaWI family type II restriction enzyme, with product MEEKEIIKQRQSKASKEGGAKEKEVKSLLLEDTFISKNFHIGKPSAVLKDMSSLYIAYDDNKAMIDADLCVVRKKDNKLICVISVKKSFRERGAQTAYWAVKVKENKKNFKYILATPDVDKELYNPESPENKRKWRVILSYECDAVFVYSYEGKVYEENNFYVGIEYFKEFIRNLA
- the amrB gene encoding AmmeMemoRadiSam system protein B; the protein is MAVQVREPAVSDMFYPADPVVLRDMLNRFLDQAVLHPYRPEAVASPHAGYIYSGPVAAYSYKQFFNLEKKHYTVLLIGPSHYVPFEGISFGYYDYWLTPLGEVKVNKREIERFILENKDLPVTLNTIPHLKEHSLEVQIPFLQVVLEDFSIVPVVYGQVSYDVVERVIDGIKDDRDGVVVVISTDLSHYYPDAVAREIDANCNLAVENLDLSYLERCEACGKTGLAAIIDYAKLKGWKGKVLDYRTSGDTSGDRSAVVGYGSYIFYRER
- a CDS encoding EscU/YscU/HrcU family type III secretion system export apparatus switch protein, whose amino-acid sequence is MNEKKAVALRYKRGEDKAPKVVAKGKGKIGERIIQIAKENNIPIKEDPVLVETLSQIEINQEIPPELYRAVAKILVFIYRKTKQLEKE